The Flavobacterium sp. 123 genome contains a region encoding:
- a CDS encoding type B 50S ribosomal protein L31, whose product MKKGVHPENYRLVAFKDMSNEDVFITKSTADTKETIIVDGVEYPVVKMEISRTSHPFYTGKSKLIDTAGRIDKFKTKYAKHVK is encoded by the coding sequence ATGAAAAAAGGTGTACACCCAGAAAATTACAGATTAGTAGCTTTTAAAGACATGTCAAACGAAGATGTTTTTATTACTAAATCTACTGCAGATACAAAAGAAACAATTATTGTTGATGGTGTTGAATATCCAGTTGTAAAAATGGAGATTTCAAGAACTTCTCACCCTTTTTACACAGGTAAATCTAAACTTATTGATACTGCAGGACGTATTGATAAATTTAAAACTAAATACGCTAAACACGTTAAATAA
- a CDS encoding phospho-sugar mutase: MDIKQNILDAVNEWLAPTFDAATQEAVKTMMTSAPKELEESFYKNLEFGTGGMRGIMGVGNNRINKYTLGKSTQGLSDYLHTAFPNQPLKAVIAFDCRHNSKSLAKVVADVFSANGIEVYLFSDLRPTPELSFALKYLGCQCGIVLTASHNPPEYNGYKVYWQDGGQIVPPEDEGIINVIENLNYNQIKFDANESLIHYIDKDIDQAFIKSSIENASFNTPAEAKENLNIVFTSLHGTSITLVPDTLSQAGYPNVNIVEEQRVPNGDFPTVKSPNPEEPEALAMALALADKTNSDIVIGTDPDCDRLGVAVRNNEGEMTLLNGNQTMILMTAFLLEEWKKAGKIDGKQFVGSTIVSTPMIMELASAYGVQFKVGLTGFKWIAKMIKDFPELKFIGGGEESFGYMVGDAVRDKDAVAATLLICEVAAQAKAKGSTVYKELLKLYVAHGFYKEHLISITKKGMEGLAEINKMMVTLRENPVKEINGQRVIMLEDYKSSVAKNLLTGEEEIMDMPKADVLIYYTEDGSKICARPSGTEPKIKFYISVNTALDAVENFKKVEDSLNDKIKNIIIAMQLN; encoded by the coding sequence ATGGACATTAAACAAAATATTTTAGACGCAGTAAATGAATGGTTAGCCCCAACATTCGATGCAGCTACGCAAGAAGCTGTTAAAACCATGATGACTTCCGCTCCAAAAGAACTAGAAGAAAGTTTTTATAAAAATCTTGAATTTGGAACGGGTGGTATGCGAGGTATTATGGGCGTTGGAAACAACCGAATCAATAAGTACACGCTTGGCAAAAGCACACAAGGTCTTTCGGATTATTTGCACACTGCATTTCCTAACCAACCTTTGAAAGCGGTTATAGCTTTTGATTGTCGCCATAATAGTAAAAGTTTAGCAAAAGTTGTAGCGGATGTTTTCTCTGCAAACGGAATTGAAGTTTATTTATTTTCAGATTTACGTCCAACACCTGAATTGTCATTTGCACTTAAATATCTAGGATGCCAATGCGGAATCGTCCTAACTGCATCACACAATCCACCAGAATACAATGGTTACAAAGTATATTGGCAAGATGGAGGACAAATTGTTCCACCAGAAGATGAAGGAATTATCAATGTAATTGAAAATTTAAATTACAATCAAATCAAGTTCGATGCGAATGAAAGTTTAATTCACTATATAGACAAAGATATTGACCAAGCTTTCATTAAATCATCTATTGAAAATGCCAGCTTTAATACTCCGGCTGAAGCCAAAGAAAATCTAAATATTGTTTTCACTTCTTTGCACGGAACATCCATAACATTAGTTCCAGATACCCTATCACAAGCAGGATATCCTAATGTAAACATAGTTGAAGAACAAAGAGTTCCAAACGGAGATTTTCCAACTGTCAAATCGCCAAATCCAGAAGAACCTGAAGCTTTAGCAATGGCATTAGCATTAGCTGATAAAACCAATTCCGATATTGTAATTGGTACCGATCCAGATTGCGACCGATTAGGTGTTGCTGTTCGAAATAACGAAGGCGAAATGACTTTGTTGAACGGAAACCAAACCATGATTTTGATGACTGCTTTCTTATTAGAAGAATGGAAAAAAGCAGGAAAAATCGATGGCAAACAATTTGTAGGATCTACAATCGTTTCTACACCTATGATTATGGAATTAGCATCAGCATACGGAGTGCAATTCAAAGTAGGATTAACAGGATTTAAGTGGATTGCCAAAATGATTAAAGATTTTCCAGAACTAAAATTCATTGGTGGTGGAGAAGAAAGTTTTGGATATATGGTAGGTGATGCGGTTCGTGATAAAGATGCTGTTGCGGCTACTTTATTGATTTGCGAAGTAGCAGCCCAAGCAAAAGCCAAAGGAAGCACCGTATACAAAGAACTATTAAAATTATATGTAGCACACGGTTTTTATAAAGAACATTTGATTTCTATTACTAAAAAAGGAATGGAAGGTCTAGCCGAAATCAACAAAATGATGGTGACTTTGCGTGAAAATCCAGTGAAAGAAATCAACGGTCAACGTGTTATCATGCTGGAAGACTACAAATCATCCGTAGCAAAAAATTTATTAACTGGTGAAGAAGAAATCATGGATATGCCTAAAGCAGATGTTTTGATTTATTATACTGAAGATGGCTCAAAAATTTGTGCTAGACCAAGTGGAACTGAACCAAAAATAAAATTTTATATCAGTGTAAATACAGCGTTGGATGCTGTTGAGAACTTCAAAAAAGTAGAAGACTCATTAAACGATAAAATAAAGAATATTATTATTGCAATGCAATTGAACTAA
- a CDS encoding glycosyltransferase family 2 protein: MNLSILIPLLNEEESLQELYNWIISVMQSKNYTYEIIFIDDGSTDNSWGTIEQFAHKNPHVKGIRFMKNFGKSQALHAGFAKAQGDVIITMDADLQDSPEEIPGLYDMIIDDKYDLVSGWKKKRYDSVVAKNLPSKLFNWAARKTSGVELNDFNCGLKSYRNVVVKNIEVSGEMHRYIPVLAKNAGFSKIGEKVVQHQARKYGETKFGMERFINGFLDLITIWFLSRFGKRPMHLFGAMGSLMFIIGFLLAGYIGISKLYHLYAGLHYNLVTSNPWFYIALTTMVLGTQLFLAGFLGEIILRTKNNEGRYKVSSEVNFL; encoded by the coding sequence ATGAATTTATCTATACTCATACCGCTTCTCAATGAAGAGGAATCACTTCAAGAATTGTACAATTGGATTATTTCGGTAATGCAATCAAAAAATTACACCTACGAAATCATTTTTATTGATGATGGCAGTACTGATAATTCATGGGGAACTATTGAGCAATTTGCACATAAAAACCCTCATGTAAAAGGCATTCGTTTCATGAAAAATTTTGGAAAATCGCAAGCTTTACACGCTGGTTTTGCAAAAGCTCAAGGCGATGTCATAATCACTATGGATGCTGACTTACAAGACAGTCCTGAAGAAATTCCAGGATTATACGACATGATTATCGATGATAAATACGATTTGGTTTCTGGTTGGAAAAAGAAACGTTATGATTCGGTAGTAGCAAAAAATTTACCTTCAAAATTATTTAATTGGGCGGCTAGAAAAACTTCTGGCGTAGAACTAAATGATTTTAACTGTGGATTAAAATCCTATAGAAACGTAGTCGTTAAAAATATCGAAGTTTCTGGCGAAATGCATCGATACATTCCTGTATTGGCAAAAAATGCAGGTTTTAGTAAAATTGGAGAAAAAGTAGTTCAGCATCAAGCCCGAAAATACGGTGAAACTAAATTTGGAATGGAACGTTTCATAAATGGTTTCTTGGATTTAATTACCATTTGGTTTCTTTCCCGTTTTGGAAAAAGACCAATGCACTTATTTGGCGCTATGGGTTCTTTAATGTTCATTATCGGATTTTTGCTTGCTGGATATATTGGAATTTCTAAACTATACCATTTATATGCCGGTTTACATTATAATTTAGTTACGAGTAATCCTTGGTTTTATATTGCTTTAACAACCATGGTTTTAGGAACACAATTGTTTTTGGCTGGATTTCTTGGTGAAATTATTTTACGTACAAAAAACAACGAAGGCCGATACAAAGTTTCAAGTGAAGTAAATTTTTTGTAA
- a CDS encoding DUF4199 domain-containing protein translates to MLNEIIKRNGITFGITTGIISSLITATIYAIDLNLFTSWWIGILSIATYLTIGIVLLSKTKRELKGVFPFKDAFTTYFISAVIGILISVVFNIILFNIIDPSAKDAVKDLTIKYTVNMMQKFGTPASAINEAIAKLKENDPYSVVELLKGSIFSIVFSSIFGLVMAAFFKSKPSSQE, encoded by the coding sequence ATGCTAAACGAAATTATAAAACGCAACGGAATTACATTTGGAATTACAACAGGAATAATCTCCTCTTTAATTACCGCTACTATATATGCAATCGACCTAAACCTTTTCACTTCTTGGTGGATTGGGATTTTAAGCATCGCTACTTATCTAACAATTGGTATTGTTCTACTTTCAAAAACTAAAAGAGAATTAAAAGGAGTTTTTCCATTCAAAGATGCTTTCACAACTTATTTTATATCTGCGGTTATTGGTATCTTAATTTCAGTAGTCTTTAATATTATTTTATTCAACATTATTGACCCATCAGCTAAAGATGCAGTAAAAGATTTAACTATCAAATATACCGTAAATATGATGCAGAAATTTGGCACACCTGCATCTGCAATAAACGAAGCGATAGCAAAACTCAAAGAAAATGATCCTTATTCAGTTGTTGAACTATTAAAAGGTTCTATTTTTAGTATTGTTTTCAGTTCAATCTTTGGCTTAGTTATGGCCGCATTTTTTAAAAGCAAACCTTCATCACAAGAATAA
- a CDS encoding carboxypeptidase-like regulatory domain-containing protein, protein MNGIKIIFVFLFFGIGYSCLAQSAFVRGVVLDTNKQAVEGVNVSYLGKGTQSNANGFYEIVIPANKIVAIVFSHISLKKVTMRIALKTNESFEFNPVLNENQEQMGEVIVTSKNRKRAEGIESIQPEILRKIPGANAGIENILKTLPGVNSNNELSTQYAVRGGNYDENLVYVNEIEVYRPFLIRSGQQEGLSFTNTDLVQNIDFSAGGFQAKFGDKLSSVLDITYRKPTQFGATLETSFIGGNVSVDAVSKNKKWSAITGVRYRNNSLLVKSQETKTNYTPAFADIQTNINYQASAKWQWSFLGNISQNKYQYKPLSRNTNFGTIDNPMALTVYYEGQEKDKYDTYFGAIKSTFVASDTFTLKFIGSLFHTLEQEHFDVLAQYRLGEVDSTIGSETYGDVGFTRGIGSELSHARNDLDALIANIELKGSYDWKKNTLEWGTKYTRESIRDRIIEWEVIDSAGFSLNPPLVILPKNNQPYTSFAGPLAPYQSVIATNFNTINRFSGYTQWSLKSNIGTSEVWYNAGVRFHSWNISGAAIDGKTQATLSPRAQFSLKPDWEKDIIFRLSGGLYSQPPFYRELRDNEGIVQPNVKAQQSIHFVLSSDYTFKMWKRPFKLVSELYYKSMTDVNTYTIDNVRIRYAASNNAVAYAQGLDLRLNGEFVPGTESWISFGYLKTEENSNGVGYISRPTDQRLKFGLLFQDYMPNIPSVKLYLNLVYNTGLPGGSPSYANPYLYQNRLNDYRRADIGFSKVFIDNSTKVSNDSWLKNLKELSIGLEIFNLFDNQNAITNTWVRDVYSKNQYAIPNYMTTRVFNVKLNVRL, encoded by the coding sequence TTGAATGGTATCAAAATCATATTTGTTTTCTTATTCTTTGGGATTGGATATTCCTGTTTAGCTCAATCAGCATTTGTTAGAGGGGTTGTTCTCGATACAAATAAACAAGCTGTTGAGGGCGTAAATGTGTCTTATTTAGGTAAAGGCACACAATCAAATGCGAATGGTTTTTATGAAATAGTTATTCCTGCCAATAAAATAGTAGCTATTGTTTTTTCGCACATTTCATTAAAAAAAGTAACGATGAGAATTGCTTTAAAAACAAATGAATCTTTCGAGTTTAATCCAGTTTTGAATGAAAATCAGGAGCAAATGGGTGAAGTGATTGTTACTTCAAAAAACAGAAAGCGTGCCGAAGGAATTGAATCGATTCAACCAGAAATCCTCCGAAAAATTCCTGGCGCAAATGCCGGTATAGAAAATATTTTAAAAACATTGCCTGGAGTAAATTCTAATAATGAGTTGAGTACACAATATGCTGTTCGAGGCGGTAATTATGATGAGAATTTGGTTTATGTAAATGAAATTGAAGTATATCGTCCGTTTCTGATTCGGTCGGGTCAACAAGAAGGATTGAGTTTTACCAATACGGATTTAGTTCAAAATATAGATTTTTCGGCAGGAGGTTTTCAAGCTAAATTTGGGGATAAATTATCTTCGGTTTTAGATATTACGTATAGAAAACCGACTCAATTTGGAGCAACTCTTGAAACTAGTTTTATTGGTGGAAATGTATCGGTTGATGCTGTTTCAAAAAACAAAAAATGGTCCGCAATAACAGGAGTTCGATATAGAAACAATAGTCTTTTGGTCAAAAGCCAAGAAACAAAAACAAATTACACACCAGCATTTGCGGATATTCAGACAAACATAAATTATCAGGCTTCCGCCAAATGGCAATGGAGTTTTCTAGGGAATATTTCTCAAAATAAATACCAATATAAGCCTTTATCTCGCAATACTAATTTTGGAACGATTGATAATCCAATGGCTTTGACTGTTTATTATGAAGGGCAGGAAAAGGATAAATATGACACCTATTTTGGAGCAATAAAATCAACTTTTGTAGCGTCAGACACTTTTACTTTGAAATTTATAGGTTCTTTATTTCACACTTTGGAACAAGAACATTTTGATGTTTTGGCTCAATACCGACTAGGTGAAGTGGATTCGACTATTGGTTCTGAAACCTATGGGGATGTTGGTTTTACTCGAGGAATTGGTTCTGAACTCAGTCATGCTCGCAATGATTTAGATGCTTTAATTGCAAATATTGAACTCAAAGGGTCTTATGATTGGAAAAAGAATACGTTAGAGTGGGGGACTAAATACACAAGAGAGTCTATCAGGGATAGAATTATTGAATGGGAAGTAATCGATTCTGCTGGGTTTTCTTTAAATCCACCTCTTGTTATATTGCCTAAAAACAATCAACCTTACACTTCTTTTGCAGGACCTTTAGCGCCATATCAAAGTGTTATAGCAACAAATTTTAATACCATTAACCGATTTTCAGGATATACGCAATGGAGTTTGAAAAGCAACATTGGAACTAGTGAAGTTTGGTATAATGCAGGAGTACGTTTTCATAGTTGGAATATTTCGGGTGCTGCTATTGATGGAAAAACGCAGGCTACTTTAAGTCCGCGAGCCCAATTTTCATTGAAGCCTGATTGGGAAAAAGATATAATTTTTAGACTATCTGGAGGTTTGTACAGTCAGCCGCCGTTTTATAGAGAGTTGCGTGATAATGAAGGAATAGTACAGCCAAATGTCAAAGCGCAGCAATCCATTCATTTTGTTTTAAGTTCTGATTATACTTTTAAAATGTGGAAGCGACCTTTTAAATTAGTTTCCGAATTGTATTATAAATCGATGACGGATGTGAATACGTATACAATTGACAATGTCAGAATTCGATATGCCGCTTCAAATAATGCGGTTGCTTATGCACAAGGATTGGATTTACGTTTGAATGGTGAGTTTGTTCCAGGAACAGAATCTTGGATAAGTTTTGGGTATTTAAAAACTGAGGAAAATAGTAATGGAGTAGGATATATCAGTAGACCAACGGATCAAAGGTTAAAGTTTGGACTTTTATTTCAGGATTATATGCCTAATATTCCAAGCGTTAAATTGTATTTGAATTTAGTGTACAATACAGGATTACCGGGCGGATCACCTTCTTATGCGAATCCTTATTTGTACCAAAATAGATTGAATGATTACCGTCGTGCGGATATAGGTTTCTCAAAAGTATTTATAGATAATTCGACAAAAGTGTCAAATGATAGTTGGCTTAAAAATTTGAAAGAACTATCCATTGGATTGGAGATTTTTAATCTTTTTGACAATCAAAATGCAATTACCAATACTTGGGTTCGCGATGTGTATTCTAAAAACCAATATGCAATTCCTAATTACATGACCACAAGAGTTTTTAATGTAAAATTAAATGTGCGTTTGTAA
- a CDS encoding DUF2971 domain-containing protein has product MYLNNSNIKLPNDTDTVVWKYLDLSKFLDLLLSQKLFMSRSDKFEDQYEGTFSEPTFEEIKKLATDNPDFLNYYKTHREKVAISSWHINEYESFAMWQIFTQNSEGLAIQSTIGRLQKALDPEQNINQYIGEVNYIDYKKEYIPFDDMFFPFLFKRKSFQYEREVRIISDISESKIKINDGLKINVDIDQLIEKIYIHPKSENWYKKLVIQLVSELGFNFEIEKSDLESDILI; this is encoded by the coding sequence ATGTACCTAAACAATTCAAACATAAAACTTCCAAACGACACGGATACTGTGGTTTGGAAGTATCTTGATTTATCTAAATTTTTAGATTTATTACTTTCTCAAAAACTATTCATGTCTCGATCTGACAAATTTGAAGATCAATACGAAGGCACATTTAGCGAACCTACTTTTGAAGAGATTAAAAAATTAGCCACGGATAATCCTGACTTTTTAAATTATTACAAAACACATCGGGAGAAAGTAGCCATTAGCAGCTGGCATATTAACGAATATGAATCGTTTGCAATGTGGCAAATTTTCACACAAAACAGCGAAGGTCTTGCTATTCAATCAACTATTGGACGATTACAAAAAGCATTAGACCCAGAACAAAACATCAATCAATACATTGGGGAGGTAAATTATATTGATTACAAAAAAGAATACATTCCTTTTGACGACATGTTTTTCCCTTTTTTATTCAAACGAAAAAGCTTTCAATACGAGCGCGAAGTCCGAATCATTTCAGATATTTCCGAAAGCAAAATAAAGATAAATGATGGTTTAAAAATAAATGTAGATATTGACCAATTAATCGAGAAAATCTACATCCATCCTAAATCTGAAAACTGGTATAAAAAACTAGTAATTCAACTAGTTTCTGAATTAGGCTTTAATTTTGAAATTGAAAAATCTGATTTGGAAAGTGATATTCTGATTTAA
- a CDS encoding ABC transporter ATP-binding protein, with protein MDKNLIKLIPYTKPYKYNIIWNVIYNILYALFSTISMLTLFPVLEVLFGKTKKIEKEPIYTGLGNIKQFGSDFLYYKISELTKENSIQVALLFVVLLVITTFLFKNLFNYLASYHIMHLKNGVLRDLRKTMYDKIVELPISYYSEKRKGDIMARMLGDVNEVQNSFFSILELVVKEPLTIIFTLVTMFIISVKLTLFVLIFMPISGLIISKVAKNLRAQSLEAQKESGFLISIVDESLGGLKVIKSYNAEPNFKGKFLDSVTRLLNLSNSIGSKNNLATPLSEFLGVTTIATLLFYGGNLVLVDKTLDGSAFIVYLTLAFNILTPAKAISKASYSVKNGLAAAERVFEVLEVENEITSKENALEKTSFNSEITIKNVNFKYEEETVLKDFTLEVKKGQTVALVGQSGSGKSTIANLLTRFYDVKEGTISIDGTDIKDINLQSLRGLMGLVTQDSILFNDTIKANVSLGKSDATDDEIIEALKIANAFEFVNELPNGIYTNIGDSGNKLSGGQKQRLSIARAVLKNPPIMILDEATSALDTESEKFVQVALENMMQNRTSIVIAHRLSTIQKADKIIVMKKGKIVEQGSHEELIAMNGTYNKLVTLQSFE; from the coding sequence ATGGATAAAAACCTAATAAAACTAATTCCTTATACAAAACCTTATAAGTATAACATTATTTGGAATGTCATATACAACATTTTATATGCTTTGTTTAGCACTATTTCAATGTTGACACTATTCCCAGTTCTTGAAGTACTTTTTGGTAAAACAAAAAAAATTGAAAAAGAACCAATATATACTGGATTAGGAAATATTAAGCAATTTGGTTCTGATTTTTTATACTACAAAATTTCAGAATTAACAAAAGAGAACAGCATTCAAGTTGCGCTACTTTTTGTTGTTTTATTAGTTATTACAACCTTTTTATTCAAAAACTTATTTAACTATCTCGCTTCTTATCATATCATGCACCTAAAAAATGGAGTGCTTAGAGATTTGAGAAAAACAATGTATGATAAAATTGTAGAATTACCCATTTCGTATTATTCTGAAAAAAGAAAGGGTGATATTATGGCTCGTATGCTGGGTGATGTTAATGAGGTTCAAAACTCTTTTTTTTCTATTTTAGAGCTCGTTGTAAAAGAACCGCTGACTATCATTTTCACGTTGGTGACGATGTTTATAATAAGCGTAAAACTTACTTTGTTTGTTTTAATTTTTATGCCAATTTCTGGTTTAATTATTTCTAAAGTTGCAAAAAACCTGAGAGCACAATCATTAGAAGCACAAAAAGAAAGTGGCTTTCTTATTTCGATTGTTGATGAAAGTTTAGGTGGCCTTAAAGTGATTAAAAGTTACAATGCTGAACCAAATTTTAAAGGTAAATTTCTCGATTCTGTAACTCGTTTACTGAATTTATCAAACAGTATAGGAAGTAAAAATAATTTAGCAACACCACTGAGTGAATTTTTAGGTGTTACCACTATTGCAACCTTACTTTTTTACGGAGGAAATTTAGTATTAGTAGATAAAACATTAGACGGATCAGCCTTTATTGTTTACCTAACTTTAGCTTTCAACATTCTTACTCCTGCTAAAGCAATTTCTAAAGCATCTTATTCTGTGAAAAATGGATTAGCAGCAGCAGAACGTGTTTTTGAAGTATTAGAAGTTGAAAACGAAATTACTTCTAAAGAAAATGCTCTTGAAAAGACTTCTTTTAATTCTGAAATTACAATTAAAAATGTCAACTTTAAATACGAAGAAGAAACCGTTTTAAAAGACTTTACACTTGAAGTTAAAAAAGGACAAACAGTGGCATTAGTTGGACAATCCGGAAGCGGAAAAAGTACAATAGCAAATTTATTAACCCGTTTTTATGATGTAAAAGAAGGAACTATAAGCATTGACGGAACAGATATTAAAGACATCAATCTTCAATCCTTAAGAGGTCTAATGGGATTAGTAACTCAAGATAGTATTTTATTTAATGATACCATTAAAGCAAATGTTTCGCTTGGAAAATCAGATGCTACAGATGATGAAATTATTGAAGCTTTAAAAATTGCCAATGCCTTTGAATTTGTAAATGAACTTCCAAATGGTATTTATACTAATATTGGCGATAGCGGAAACAAACTTTCAGGAGGACAAAAACAACGATTATCAATTGCTCGTGCTGTATTGAAAAATCCTCCTATAATGATTTTGGATGAAGCTACATCTGCATTAGATACGGAAAGCGAAAAATTTGTTCAAGTTGCTTTAGAAAACATGATGCAAAACAGAACTTCAATTGTGATTGCGCACCGCCTTTCTACAATACAAAAAGCAGATAAGATTATTGTAATGAAAAAAGGAAAAATTGTAGAACAAGGTTCGCACGAAGAGCTTATCGCTATGAACGGAACTTATAACAAATTAGTAACTTTACAATCCTTTGAGTAA
- a CDS encoding GlmU family protein, giving the protein MNYILFDGPSRNALLPFTFTRPVADILIGIMTIRQKWEMRLGSTTTTLTEEYLSDKFPMVELEQNVMINASFLPNDILVEMVSNLEPNQAIFKGDEVIAFYTNEEQEEVDFDTYEILEYDEDCITVKNTWDIFSKNDLAIREDFEFLTEGRKSQPIPKSVNVIAPENIFIEEGAKLEFVTLNGASGPIYIGKNTEIMEGSLIRGPFALCDNASVKMGAKIYGATTVGAHSRVGGEINNAVLFAYSNKGHDGFLGNSVLGEWCNIGADSNNSNLKNNYEEVRLWSYETEGFAKTGLQFCGLMMGDHSKCGINTMFNTGTVVGVSANIFGSGFPRNFVPSFSWGGASGFTTYITKKAFETARLVMSRRGVEFDEKEAAILEHVFEETKKWRKE; this is encoded by the coding sequence ATGAATTATATACTTTTTGACGGCCCATCCAGAAATGCATTATTACCTTTCACTTTCACGCGCCCAGTAGCTGATATTCTTATTGGGATTATGACCATTCGTCAAAAATGGGAAATGCGTTTAGGTTCTACCACAACTACATTAACAGAAGAATATTTGTCAGATAAATTTCCAATGGTTGAATTAGAGCAAAATGTAATGATTAATGCGTCATTTCTGCCTAATGATATATTAGTGGAAATGGTGAGTAATTTAGAGCCTAATCAAGCTATTTTTAAAGGAGATGAAGTAATTGCTTTTTACACCAATGAGGAACAGGAAGAAGTAGATTTTGACACCTACGAAATTTTAGAATATGATGAAGATTGTATTACAGTGAAGAATACTTGGGATATTTTTTCTAAAAATGATTTGGCTATTCGAGAAGATTTTGAATTTTTGACAGAAGGTAGAAAATCACAGCCGATTCCAAAAAGTGTGAATGTAATTGCCCCTGAAAATATTTTTATAGAAGAAGGAGCTAAATTAGAATTTGTTACTTTGAATGGAGCTTCAGGGCCTATTTATATTGGTAAAAATACCGAAATAATGGAAGGTAGTTTAATTAGAGGCCCTTTTGCATTATGTGACAATGCGTCTGTAAAAATGGGTGCTAAAATATATGGAGCTACAACTGTTGGGGCACATTCTAGAGTAGGTGGCGAAATAAATAATGCGGTCTTATTTGCGTATTCTAATAAAGGTCACGATGGTTTTTTAGGAAACTCAGTACTTGGTGAATGGTGTAATATTGGCGCAGATAGCAACAATTCGAATTTGAAAAATAATTATGAAGAAGTGCGATTGTGGAGTTATGAAACCGAAGGTTTTGCTAAAACTGGATTGCAGTTTTGTGGGCTGATGATGGGAGATCATAGTAAATGTGGAATAAATACTATGTTCAATACAGGAACTGTTGTGGGAGTTAGTGCTAATATTTTTGGTAGTGGATTTCCTCGAAATTTTGTACCGAGTTTTTCTTGGGGTGGCGCTTCTGGATTTACTACATACATAACTAAAAAAGCTTTTGAAACAGCTAGATTGGTGATGAGCCGAAGAGGAGTTGAATTTGACGAAAAAGAAGCGGCTATTTTAGAACATGTTTTTGAAGAGACTAAAAAGTGGAGAAAGGAATAA